Part of the Subtercola frigoramans genome, TCCTGGGCTGAAGATGTGAATCCCGAGTGGCTCTGGGGCCCGACGATGGTGCAGGTGAATGCAGACCTCGAATCAGAGATGGCTAAAGCGCTTTCAGGGCAGCAGACGATCTTCGATGCGTTGAAGGTGGTCCAAGGCAACACCGTCGATGCAATCAAATCGCAGGGACTCTCGGTCACGCAGTAGGCCAACTGGGTCTGGTGCACACATGGCGCCAACGTTGCACCAGACCCAGTCCATTCGCAAAGGAGCACACAAAGCATGACGGTCAACCTTCCGGCGGGTCATCTCGAACGATCCGCGCCAACGTCAGGCCGGCGACGGATGTCATTCACGTCTCACACCGGCGCGATCCTCGCGCTCGTCGCCCCGTTCTTGATTCTGCTCACTCTGTTCTATCTCGTGCCGATCGGCTACGCCCTCGTGCAGTCGTTCTTCAAGCTCGAACGAAGTTCCGCGTTCGGATCGCCGCGCGAGGTCTTCGCCGGATTCGAGCAGTATGTTCACGTACTCGAGAACGCTGCGTTCTGGGGGAGTCTGGGTCGAGTCGGGGTGTTGCTGGTGACGATGGTACCCGTGATGATCCTGCTTGGCCTCCTGTTCGCTTTGCTCATCGATTCGACACTGGTAAAGGGACGACGTTTCTTTCGCCTGGCGTTCTTCGCCCCCTATGCAGTTCCCGGTGTGATCGCCGCCATCATGTGGGGCTTCTTCTACGCGCCGACGCTCTCGCCGTTGCCGGGAGTCGCGGAATCGCTCAATCTCCTCGACTCCCGAGGAATAATGATTGCCCTGGCGAACATTATCGTGTGGACGGTATCTGGCTTCAACATGCTGATCATGTATTCGGCGCTGCAAGCGGTTCCTCAGGAGCTGTATGAGGCCGCTCGCATGGATGGCGCCGGCAACGTGCGGATCGCAGTGCTCGTCAAGGTGCCACTGATCATGCCATCGATCATCATGACCGGGGTGCTGTCGATCATCGGGACCCTCCAGCTCTTCAACGAGCCGACGGTTCTCAAGACGCTGTCGAAGGCGGTAGGCCTGGACTTCACGCCAAACATGCTGGTCTTCAACACAGCTTCGATCCCGAACTACAACCTCGCTGCCGCCACCTCTGTAGTCCTGGCACTTCTCACGGCTGCGCTGTCGTTCGTCTTCCTCCGAATCACCCAGAAGAGAGCATTTGAATGAAATCCACCACGCTAGGCGCCCCCGTGGAGGGGCGAGGGCGCATCGCAAAGGATCGACCCATCAGTGTCATCGCAGCCACGGGCTTCATGATTGCGTTCGCCGTGTACTTCCTGACTCCCTTGTGGTGGCTGATCGTCGCAGCCTCGAAAACAAGGGCCGACATGGTCTCCACGTTCGGTCTGTGGTTTTCGACCGATAGCTTCGCTCTCTTCGACAACGTCGCGGCGCTATTCACGGAGAACGACGGTGCATTCGGACGGTGGATGCTCAACAGCTTCCTCTATGCCGGTGTCGGTGGGGCTGTGGGCACACTGATTGCCGCGATGATGGGATACGCATTGGCGAAATACCAATTCCGGGCTCGCAACGCGCTGTTCAACATCATCCTGGCCGCCATTCTCATCCCGGTGACCGCCCTTGCCCTGCCGTTGTTCCTGGTGTTCGGCGCCGTCAGCCTCACGGATACGTTCTGGGCGGTCTTCCTACCCAGCCTCGTCAGTCCTTTCGGCGTCTATCTCGGTAGGATCTATGCCGCAGCCGCTGTGCCTGACGAATTGCTCGAGGCATCTCGGCTCGACGGCTCGGGTGAACTGCGAACGTTCTTCAGCATGTCGCTTCGCCTCATGGCGCCAGCATTGGTGACGATCTTCCTGTTCCAGTTCACCCAGATCTGGAACAACTTCTTCCTGCCCCTGGTCATGCTTCAGGATGACGCGCTCTATCCGCTGAATCTCGGTCTCTTCAGTTGGAACTCGCAGGTGTATCTGGCGCCCGATCTGCGCCTCTTGGTGATAGTCGGATCACTTGTGGCTATCATTCCGGTGATCATCGCCTTCTTGCTTCTTCAGCGTTACTGGCGGACCGGGCTGGCTGCCGGAAGCATCAAGTGAGTTGTGTCGCGGTCGCCCCGCGGCGATACGGTCAAGAGTTCGAGTGGGCCGGCGGTTGACGTAGCGGGCTCTGCGTACCCGAAACGAACAGCCCGTCGATTGCCCCTTCGAGATCGGCTGGAGCATCGATTCGCGGATCGATCAGAGACTGAAGCTGCAGGCCATCTGCTAGAGCGACCAGCCATCGAGCGGTGCGATCTGGATCCAGCTCGGACTTGATCAGTCCCTGGCGTTGGCCTTCCCGCACTGCGTCGGAGAGCATCTTCGACGTCGTTGCGAACCGTTCCCTGAAGTAGTCGTGGGCAGGATGATCTGGGTCGACCGCCTCGGCCGCGAAGGCGATATACAACTGAACGATGCCGCGTATCGTGAGGTTTTGGCGAATAGCCGTCGCATACTGGTCGAGAGCGTCAGTCGTGCTCTTCGCCAAGTCTCGATTGTCTTGGCTCCACTGTTCTACTACCTCTCGCAACAGATCCTCTCGTGTTCCGAAGTAGTAGATGATGTGGGCCGGTTCGATGCCCAATGCACGACCGATCGCCCGGAGTGTAGTGCCGTTGTATCCCTTCCGGGCGATAACCTCCATCGCCGTCCTCAAGATCTCCTGACGGCGAGCGGCACCCTTCGAGTAGGTGCCGCGTGTGACCATGATCCTCAGTCTAAAGGGATTGACGCCCGTCTTGAGTAAATATTAACCAATGGGTAAAATCGTGGAAACGTACTTACAAGGAGGTAGCAGATGGGCGCCATCGCCATTTCGAGCTTTAGTCTGTTCACGCAACTCGGGCCGCTCCATTTCGAGACTCGAGGCGACGATGGTGTGGTGCGCCCGAGTGCCATGGATCTGCCGAGCAGAATCGATCTCGAGCAGTTCATCGCTCTCGTTCCGCAGGAGACGGGACTTACTGCTGTTGAGTTGTGCCAGGTGCAGTTCGGAGAAACCACTCCGCAGAGACTGGAACGCCTCAAGGCGGCGTTTGCGACTGCTGGTGTCCGTTTGCTCACCGTGCCGATCGATGTGGGCGACATCTCGACGCCCGATGCGGCCCATCGGGACGAGGACGTCCTTCGCATCATCGACTGGCTTGACATTGCCCAGAGCCTCGGCGCACGATTCGCGCGGGTCCGCATCGGATCGCCGATCGAGGGTGCTGATACCGAGGGATCGGGACTCGTCCGGGCGCTCGGAACGCTGGCCGACGAGGCGGCGCGTCGTCATCTTGAGCTTCTCGTCGAGAATCACGGTGGGCTGAGTTCGGATCCGGGATTTCTCCTGAGCCTGCAGAAGCAGATCGGCGAGGATCGCATGGGCATCTTGCTCGACCTCGGCAATTTCGAACCGGTCAGCACTGTCTCGATCGGCCGTATCACGGGAAATCCGGTTGATGAGAGCGGTCTCGATGTCGAGCACATCTACAAGAAGATCGAAATGCTCGCGCCACATGCCCGGCTTGTGCACGCCAAGGCGATAGACGCCGGCGCCGACGGTGAGCCGCTCCTCGATCTCGATCGCTCATTGGCGATCGTTGCCCAAGCTGGCTATGACGGTGACATCAGCATCGAGTGGGAGGGCCTGCTCGGCGATCCGTGGGAGCAAGTGCGACGGGTGGTCGAGCGTATTCGCAGGGCGTTTCCAGCGATGGCCGACGTCAAAGCGTCTTGATGCGGATGTTGCGCCAACGGCAGGCGGCGCCGTGACCCCAGCGCTCGCCGCCGATACCCAAGTCGCTGTCGTGCACTTCGAGCGCTATGTGACCGCGGTCACCGAGGGCGTCGAGCACCCGAGCTGCGTCGTAGTCCGGTGAGTCCAGTGTCGCGGTGTCGACCTCGGCGATCTTGAGGCCATTCACCCAGGTGGTGATCACGGGTAGGGCTCCGATCGCTCGGATCCGGATCTCGTTCCAGTCCGCCCACTTCCACACGCGAAGGAAATCATTGACATCGGCGGCATAACGGAGCCGCGCGATCTTCTCCGGAGTGACCGGTTCAAGGCTTGTGGACGGATCATCGGCCTCAAGGCCCAGGATCTCGCCCGAGGCATCGCGGCGACCACGCACGGCGAACGGTACCGCGGAGAAACTTGCAAGCCCGTTGCCGAAGAACCCCCCGATTCCGCCCGATTCCCGGTGGTCGACAAGGACTTGGAACCCCTCCCAAGTGTTGCGCCGTCTACGGATCATGACCCCGGTGTCGGCCGGCCAATCCGGCTTGGCTTCAACTACAAGTTCGAAATCGCCATAACTCTCGTCGCTGACCAGGTAGCCCCCATAGCCGCTGCCGGGCGCATCCTGACGCCCGACGATCGCACCGTCCTCGACGGTCCAAACGGCGGGGTGCTTCTCGGGTTCGACAGGGCGGCGAGCCCCTTGGGCGGCGAGCATGTCGAGAACGGCAGGGCCACCGGGGTAGAGATCCCCATAGATCCGGGGCGCGGTGTGCCACCCCGCGAGAGTGCTGCCATCGAACAGTGGGCGGAAGCCCTCGTCATCGAATTCTGTGAGCGTCATTGCTTTCTCCTCATGAGCGTCCTTTGATATTATCCAACGGTAAAAAACTCATGGCGTCAAATATTGAGTTGTGATAAATTTTGTCTGCAGCCACGACGGCTGCAGATTTGGAGACAGCCAACGATGGCGAGAACTCAGAACCTTGGCATTAATCCACTTCCCTGGATTCTGGTGGACATGTCCTACAATCTCGATCGCGATGTTCTCACGCGGGCGATGAAGGAGCTTGGCGGCATCGGATTCGACCACATCACGGTTGAGATTCCAGATGGATTGACGCCGCGACAATATGGTGCCTTGCTCAGCGACAACGGGTTCAGCCCTGCGCCCGGCTACTTTTCTGGCCGCTGGTCTGACCACGACTCTCACGCCGGGCTTGTCGAAGCACTCAAGGTGCATGCGGCAGCGCACGCAGAACTCGGCCTCGACCGTGCCTTCATCGCGCACGACCTCGTACCGGAGCGGATCGCAAGACCGGCCGTCGGTGTGGCAGCGGATCCCTTCCGTTTGGCGGTCATCGCGGATGGTCTGGCGCTTGCGGCCGAGGCGGGCGTCGCAGAAGGTGTGCGGTACGCACTCCATCCACACGTCGGTTCGTGGATCGAGACCGAGGAGGAGACCCGTTCAGTACTCGATACAACTGCCGGGTCCGACCTCTTCTTCGGCCCCGACACCGGGCATCTCTATTGGGCCGGCGCCGACCCTGCAGCTCTCATGCGCTCGTACTCGGACCGTATCATCGCTGTGCATCTCAAAGACGTCAATATGTCGGCTCGCGATACTGCGATCGCGAAGGGCGACGAATATCGAGCGGCGACGGTGGTCCGCCACGTCTGGACCGAACCCGGGCAGGGCGCGATCGATTTCGAGGAGGTGTTCAAGAGCCTTCCCGCCGCTTTCGACGGCTGGTTCGTGATCGAGGTTGATGTGCCTGATGCGGCTTCGGCTGTTGAAAGCTCCGCCATCTCCCTGGCTTTCGTCAACCAGCATCCCTATTTTGCGCCGGTGACGGCATGACCGACCGTATCGGCGTCGGCATAGTCGGAGCCGGGCCCGTAGTGCAGGCGATCCACCTGCCGACATTGGCGAGATTGACCAACCGCTTCGAGGTGCGGGTGATCCTCGACATCGATGAGAACGTCGCAACGGACGTCGCAGATCGAGTGTCGGCTCGAGCTACGACGGACTTCCAGGATCTGCTCGATGACCCCTCTGTGGAAGTCGTCGCCATCTGCACACCGGCATTCCTGCACGCTGAACAAGTGATAGCTGCATTGGAGTCAAACAAACGTGCCGTCTTCTGTGAGAAGCCGCTCGCACGTACACTTGCCGAGGCCGCGCGCATCGCAGACGCTGTCGAACGCACCGGGGTCCCTCTGGTCGTCGGTGCCATGCATACGTTCGACCCGGGCTGGCTCGCCGTAGGTGACGTGGTCGAGAAACTGGCCGCGACTGCGCATACCGTGCGCTCGAGCATCGCTCTGCCGTTCAACAACCGTTTCGAGGATTGGGCGACCGAAATCGTTCAAAGGCCTCCTCGACCAGAGGGCGGCACTCCCGACGCAGAGGCGCTCGCCTCGCTGATGTCGCTGGGTGTGCTCGAGCTCGCCATTCACGATCTTCCTGTGGTGCGGCGCTTTCTGCCCGATGCCGACGAAGTAACAGTGTCGGCCGCCGTGGGGCTCGAACCATTCGGCTATGCGATAACAGCAGTGGCAGGCGATCGGATGATCGAACTTTTCGGTCTCATCAGCGCCCAATGGCAGCCGAAATGGGAGTTCGAAGCCATCAGCGACGACACGATGCTGCATATCGAGTTCACTCCGTCGTTCGTGCAGGCCGGATCTGCTGTCGCGACTGTCACGATGGGCGGAGTGAGCACCACCTACGGCAGTTATGGACACAATGGGTACGAAGGCGAGTGGCGAGCCATCGGCGATATCGTAGAGGGGAACCTCGGCTTGATGCCCGACATCGCCGACTTGATCGACGACCTCACGTTTGCGATCAGGCTCGCGGAGGGAGCGGCCGACGTTGTCCGCTCGGCAGCACTTTCGGCGGAGGCCTCCGCATGAAGGCACAACTGTCAGTTGCTTCGCGACCGGAGACTGCTGAGCTCACCCGTGCCGTTGTCGCATCATTGCCTCAGTCGTTCAGCCTCGCGGCAGGCGACGCAACCCTCGCGGATGTCACTGTCATCGGCGGCGCCAGAGGGTGGGCATCGACGGCATCCCATCTCATCGCGGCCGGCGCAGAGCGGGTGATCGTCATTGATCCGCGTGCCGACGATCCGTCGGCGATCGGCGGCGTCGCCGCTCTCGCAGATTCGGTCGGCACCCGCGTTGTGCTCAGCGAGCCATTCGCTGGCAACGCTGGGCTGGCGGCTGCGGCCTCCTCCTTCAGCGGCTCCGCGTTGATCTCCATCGTGGGACTTGTGACCGGAGACCTCGATGAGAACCTTCTCACGCATCTTCGCCTTGCTCGACTGGCCGGTCTCGCGGATGTGTCGATCGGCGACACGAGGACGACCGAGCGTGCGCGTCTGTCGACGGCGACTGCCAGGCTCGGTGATTCATCGACAATCGTGAGATCGCTTCTCGCGAGATCGCTCGCGGCTCCTGCGAGCCATACAATCCGCGGATATGCAGGTGATCGAATGATCGTCGCGACCGTATTCGATGGCGATACGGCGCGGCCCGCACTCGTGACGGTGACGAGCGACGAGGGCGCAATGCTGCTACCTACTGTGTACGAGAGTGCACATCGAACGGCCTTTCGATCACTTCTCAGTGAAGCTGTATCAACGGAGGTAGTGCGGTCTTTCGCAATCGACGTTGAGACAGCGAGCTCCGTGACAGGCGATCGGCGGGCCAGACGGTGACGGCGGGTAAACTCAGGGTAGTCATTGCCGGGACCGGCATGATCGCCGAACTTCATCGTCGGGCCGCCGTGCTTTCGGGCGCAGTCGTTATCGGTGTGCTCGGGTCCCGACCAGAGCGTTCACACGAGGTTGCGGAACGCTGGGGCGTGGAACACGCGTTCGGTGATCTCGTCGAGGTGATTGCAGCACGCCCAGACGTGGTGCACATCTGCACGCCGAATAGCTTTCATTTTGCGTATGCGCTCGAACTTCTGGATGCCGGTATCCATGTCGTATGTGAGAAACCGCTCGGGTTGACGGCCGCCGAGTCCATGGAGATGGACGCGAAGGCAGCGGCGTGCGGACTCGTCGCAACCGTTCCGTTCGTGTACCGCTTCCACCCTATGGTTCGCGAAATCCGCGAGCGCCGCCTCGCCGGGGAGTTAGGCGAAATCGCGCTCATCCACGGCAGTTACCTGCAGGATTGGATGCTCGCCCCTAACGTCGGGAGCTGGCGGGTGGATCCGATCGCAGGCGGGGCGTCCCGCGCGTTCGCAGACATCGGATCCCACTGGTGTGACCTCGTGGAATGGGTGAGTGGCGAACGCTTCTCCGCGGTCTCCTCAGCGGTGTCGATCCTTTACCCTGAACGACCGTCTGAATCGGCCACAGCGTTCACTGGCGGAGGGTCGGGCGAGTTGGGAGTGGTCACCACCGAAGACATAGCGCTAGCTCAATTCCGCACGGAATCCGGCGTGCTTGCCTCTGTCACCGTCTCGCAGGTTTCCGCCGGCCGGAAGAATCGGCTGTGGTTCGAACTTGACGGCACCCGGCAGAGTGCCGTCTTCGACCAAGAGAATCCCGAGTCGGCGTGGATGGGCGCTCAAATTCAGTCCTCAACAATCGTCCGGGATCCCTCAGTGAACCGTCCCGAAGCAAGGCGCCTTTCGAGTCTTCCTGCCGGGCATCCCCAGGGCTACGCACATTGTTTCGAAGCGTTCGTCGACGATACCTACGCCGCCGTACGCGGGGACGTGCGTGACGGGCTGCCTACCTTCGCCGATGGAGCCCGTGCTGCCCGCATTGTCGAGGCGGTACTAGGGTCTGCACGAGATGCCGCGTGGAAGGTCATCGCATGACGCTCAGGGTCACCAAAGCGGGTGATCCATGGGACCAAGGAATTGACGATTGCGGAGCGGAAGACCTCGACCCGCCGTCGCCGTCGTGACGGGAGAAGGAGGGCTTGAGTCGAGCTCATGCCCTCCTTCTCGGCTCTCGCGGGGCGAAGGCCGTTGTGAACGACATCGGAATCACTGCGATTTCAAGGCTTTTTGGTTTGAATCGGGGCCCAGGCCCCACAACAGCCCCGCACCAGGTTCAGATCGCCGCGTGCGAATCCAGCCACCGATTCGCCGGGCCGGGCGTTCGCCCCTATCCTTTTCAGGCGGGCGGATGCTCGTTCACCTGGTTCTTGCACCTGGAGCGTGATGGCAGATCGAACTCCCGTGACCCCGGTGCGACTCGGCTGGGTGGGCCGCCTGGGTGCGGCGTCGGCCCGCCGCCCGTGGATCGCGATGACCGTGTGGATCCTGCTGCTCGGTATCGCTCTGGCAGCGGCACTCGGTGCAACGGGGAACCAGACGCTCTTCCAGCTGCTGGTGACTGGTGCGCCCGCCGCCGAGGGGGAGAGCAGCCGGGCCACGGCGATCCTCGAGGGTGGAGACCCGCGTGACCAACTGAGTCTCACGGTGCATGGAGTGTCGCCCACCGATGCCCAGGCGATCCGCCTCTCGACGGGGATCTCCAGCACGCTCGCCGGGCTGCCCGACATAACAGTTGTCAACCCGCTTGTCGTTCCCCCACTCGCTGATGGGAGCGCGAATCCGGCGGCGTTGCCCCTGCTGGCCGACGACGGCAACGGATTCCTCCTTACGGCAACGATCTCCGGTGTCGACGGCCACGCTCCCGACAAAGCCGTCCTGAGCACTGTCGAGGCCGCGCTGAATGCCGGCGCGATCCAGTACCGCGCGGCGTTTCCGGGCGCGACCGCCGAGGTCGGCGGCTCGCCGCTGCTTGTCGAATCGCTCACGTCGATCTCTGAGAGCGATCTCGCACGAGGTGAGACGGTCGCTCTGCCCATCGCACTCATCGTCATGCTTGTCGTCTTCGGTGGATTCATCGCAGCAGGGATTCCTCTCGCAGGTGCGGTGGCAGCCATCGGCGGTGCGCTCGGAGTGCTCTTCTGCTTCACTTTCTTCACCGACATCAATACGAGCGTCGTGAATGTCGTCACTGCAGTGGGCCTGGGCCTCTCGATCGACTACGGATTGTTGATCGTGAGCCGCTTCCGTGAAGAGTCCCGGAAGCGCCGGCTGGTGTCGAGGGACGAGCGATTGGCTGCGGTCGGCCTCGCGGTGAATTCGGCCGGACGTACGGTCACCTTCTCAGGCACCGTCTTTGCAATTGCGGCTCTCGGCCTTCTGCTCTTCGATCCACCGATCGTGCGAGCGATCGGCATCGGCGCTCTGGCAGTCACCATGATCGCGGTCGCATCTGCGCTCACGCTCATCCCGGCGCTGATCGGATTGAGTGGCGAACGCCTCATTCGCCCGGGTGTGCTCACACGTATCCCCGGTGTCGGCCCACTGCTCAGCCGATTCGGTGACGTGGCGCCCCCTGAGGGGTTCTTCTCCCACCTGACCAGGCGTGTGCAACGCCATCCCGCGCTCATCACGCTGGCCACTGTGGTTGTGCTGCTGGTGATGGGCAGCCCCCTTCTGACGCTCCAGCTCGCGAACACGAGTGTCGATGCCATTCCGAAGTCGTCGACCCAGTACGACTTCGTGCAGACGGTGAACGGGTTCTTCCCGCAGGCGACGAGCCCGCGCGTGCTTCTCGTGACCGAGACCGAGGCCGACGCGGCCAACTGGGCCGCGCAGGTGAAATCCCTCGACCGCGTGGCGGCCGTCGGTGTGCCGACCGCCTCGGGTGACGCCTGGAGTGTCCGGGTTGCGGTCGACCAGCCCACCGACGGCGTCAGGGTCGTGCACGAGATCCGGGATGCCCGGCCGGCCTTCCCCGCCTGGGTCACCGGTATCGACGCCGACACCGCCGACCTGGCCGGGTCGCTGCTCAGTGGGGCACCGCGAGCAGCGCTGCTCATCGCGGTGGGAACGATGGTCGTGTTGTTTCTGATGACCGGTTCGCTGATCATCCCGCTGAAGGCACTCGTCGCCAGTGCGCTCTCACTCGGAGCCTCGATCGGAGTGCTGGTCTGGGGCTTCCAGCAGGGCAACTTCGCTGGTCTGATGGGCTTCAACGCCGCCGACGTGCACGGGGTGGATGCCCTTGTACTTCTGCTGACCTTCGTGTTCGGTTTTGGGCTGGCAATGGACTACGAGATGTTCATCCTCTCGCGGGTGACCGAGCTGGTCGAGGCTGGTGTTCCGGCAAAGGAGGCGATTGCGCTCGGACTGCAGCGCTCCGGTCGCATCATCACCTCAGCTGCGCTCATCATCATCGTGGTGTTCGCAGGCTTCGCGACCGGTGACCTGATGCTCATCAAACAACTCGGGGTGGCGCTCGCCGTCGCTGTTCTGCTCGACGCGACGCTGGTGCGCTGCCTGCTGGTGCCTGCATTCATGACGTGGTCGTATCGCTTCATGTGGTGGGCGCCGCGCTGGCTCAAGCCGGTGCACGCGAGGTTCGCGCTGCGCGACTGAGCCGGCACGACCATGCTCCAGTCGAGGCCCCACCATGCACGGCCACGGGTGCATGCCCTGGTCAGTGGAAGCGGGTGGCCGCGCGACCCCAGTACTCGTCGCTGCCGGTGAGGCCCGACCGCAGGCCGGAATCCCCCAGCTTCAAGGCGAGGCCGACCCAGTTCTGCAACCCGGACGGGTCAGGTACTCGCCCGAGATACGACGAGTACATCGCGCTCACACGGCTGCTGATCGTCTCGGTCGAATCCCAGAACTGCGCTATGACCCAGTCGCGACCATGGGCCTGTGCAAGATCTGCCCAGAATTGATACTCCGACCCGCTTCCCGAACGTTTCAGGAGCGTCTGGTACAGCGACAGTGCGAACGACAGATTTGTACCCCCGTGGTTGGTGAAGTACTCCAGTGACCCGTAGAAGCTGGTCTCGATGTCGTCGGTGGTCAGCAGACCCTGTTGCATGCGTGTCAGCCAGAAGGTCTGGCCTCCGGGATCAGAGCCGCGCCCCAGGATGCCCCGGTATGCGGCATTGATGCGGATGAGGCGGTATTCGTCGCTCGAGACGAAAGCGTCGGACACGGCAGTTCGGGCACCGCCACCGTCGAGGATCTTCGTCCAGAACATGAGCTCGCTGAACGACGGTGTGCGGGCGAGGTAGTCGTTGTACAAGGCCGTCACGTAGGAACCGCTGGCAGAGAGCACGTTCACGCCTGCCCCGATCGCTGCGAGGTTCAGTGGCACATTCGTGTTCCTGAAGTCGATGTGTTCGTGATTGCAGGAGTCGGAGAACTGATTGATGTTCACGAGGTAGAGCGAGGTTCCCGCCGACACCCTGCATTGGTACTGGCCGGCGTTCGTTCCGTCTGGAACCACGCTGTCGAGGAGTTTGAGAAGCTGGATGGTCTGCGAATTCGATCCGTTGAGCACCACACCGCCGACAACGGCGAAGTCCACGGCCCTCGCCGGATCAGTGCAGTGCACGGAGTACGTCGGAGCTCCACAGTTTGTCTGGTCGCCGATGCACGGTCTCTGGATGTCGGAGATGGTGACCGAGCCGAACTTGTACAGCGTCAGAACGATGATCTGCAGGATTCGAGTGTCGACGGTGCAGCCCGTGAGCGCCTGGCCCTGGGCGAGAGGTGCGATCTCGCGGTCGAAGATCGCAGGCGGGTTTGTGCGGAGCGCGCCTGCCGTCTTGGCGTCGACGAGCGCCTGGGCGAGTTCCCGCGGGTCGTTCGACACCAGCGGAGTGCCGGCCGCCTGTGCCCCGGCGCTGGGCGCGGTAGGTGACGGCGTCGGCGTCGCGGACGACGGAGGTGTGGATTTGGCCGGTGTCGGAACGATCGTCGGCAGGGCCGTCGGTGTCGGGGCTGGCGTGGTCGTCGCTACCGGTTGCGGAGACGCTGAAACTGGAGTACTCGGAGACGGCGGTCCAGCATCCGGTGTCGGTGTCGGTGCCTGGGTCGGGGTGGGCGTCGGCGCGCCTGTCGCCGTTGGCAGAGGGGCGGTGGATGCTGCGGCCAGCAGCGCCACTGACGGTGTCGGTGTTGGCTGTGCGAAGGCGGGCTGCACACCCACGCCGCCGAGGCCTGCCACCAGGGCGATGGTGACGGCAATGGACACTCTGTTCAGCCGGATCACAGTACTCCTTGTGCGTTCATGGGGTAGCTTCAGAACGACGAGCGAGTTCGGTACTGGCTGGGCGACGTTTGTTGCAGGGGTGGTCGGTGGTGCTCTTCATTGGCTTCAGGGATCGTTACGAAGGGGGAGTCGGAATGAGACTCGGTCTGGTTCGGTCATTCTCCGGGGCCGCACTGTTGGCAACGCTGGCTCTCGTGACAGGATGCACGAGCGCAGCCATCCAGCCGTCCCCGACATCGTCGACGTCGACCGCTTCGGCAACCTCGAGCCCGCAGCCGTCGTCGGCACCCCCCGCAGCAACTCCATCGATGACCCCAGTCCCCAGTACAACGCCCTCGAATCCTAACCCGAGCTCCGCTGCTTTGGCCAGTGTGGTGCTTGCCTGCCAGAGCTGGCAGACGAGCCTCTCCCAAGACAAGGCGACCTTCCCGACGACGCAGGCCGCTGCGGCGGCGCAGGTTTCGGCGGCGGCCGCCGTCGATTCGCAGTGGCAGACTCTGGCCTCTGACATGAGCTATCTCGTCTCGGTCATCGATGACACCAGCTCTGAGGCGCAGGCGAAAGGGCAGCAGACGTTCACCGACCTCTCGAACCAGTGCCTCGCGGTGGGAGTGACGGTCAACGGCGGCTAGCAGGGCCCCGTCTCCCGAGCGAATCCGCCCCGCAGCGACCAGCGGGTAGAGTTCGGGCATGACCGA contains:
- a CDS encoding carbohydrate ABC transporter permease, translated to MTVNLPAGHLERSAPTSGRRRMSFTSHTGAILALVAPFLILLTLFYLVPIGYALVQSFFKLERSSAFGSPREVFAGFEQYVHVLENAAFWGSLGRVGVLLVTMVPVMILLGLLFALLIDSTLVKGRRFFRLAFFAPYAVPGVIAAIMWGFFYAPTLSPLPGVAESLNLLDSRGIMIALANIIVWTVSGFNMLIMYSALQAVPQELYEAARMDGAGNVRIAVLVKVPLIMPSIIMTGVLSIIGTLQLFNEPTVLKTLSKAVGLDFTPNMLVFNTASIPNYNLAAATSVVLALLTAALSFVFLRITQKRAFE
- a CDS encoding carbohydrate ABC transporter permease; translated protein: MKSTTLGAPVEGRGRIAKDRPISVIAATGFMIAFAVYFLTPLWWLIVAASKTRADMVSTFGLWFSTDSFALFDNVAALFTENDGAFGRWMLNSFLYAGVGGAVGTLIAAMMGYALAKYQFRARNALFNIILAAILIPVTALALPLFLVFGAVSLTDTFWAVFLPSLVSPFGVYLGRIYAAAAVPDELLEASRLDGSGELRTFFSMSLRLMAPALVTIFLFQFTQIWNNFFLPLVMLQDDALYPLNLGLFSWNSQVYLAPDLRLLVIVGSLVAIIPVIIAFLLLQRYWRTGLAAGSIK
- a CDS encoding TetR/AcrR family transcriptional regulator, whose protein sequence is MVTRGTYSKGAARRQEILRTAMEVIARKGYNGTTLRAIGRALGIEPAHIIYYFGTREDLLREVVEQWSQDNRDLAKSTTDALDQYATAIRQNLTIRGIVQLYIAFAAEAVDPDHPAHDYFRERFATTSKMLSDAVREGQRQGLIKSELDPDRTARWLVALADGLQLQSLIDPRIDAPADLEGAIDGLFVSGTQSPLRQPPAHSNS
- a CDS encoding sugar phosphate isomerase/epimerase family protein; translation: MGAIAISSFSLFTQLGPLHFETRGDDGVVRPSAMDLPSRIDLEQFIALVPQETGLTAVELCQVQFGETTPQRLERLKAAFATAGVRLLTVPIDVGDISTPDAAHRDEDVLRIIDWLDIAQSLGARFARVRIGSPIEGADTEGSGLVRALGTLADEAARRHLELLVENHGGLSSDPGFLLSLQKQIGEDRMGILLDLGNFEPVSTVSIGRITGNPVDESGLDVEHIYKKIEMLAPHARLVHAKAIDAGADGEPLLDLDRSLAIVAQAGYDGDISIEWEGLLGDPWEQVRRVVERIRRAFPAMADVKAS
- a CDS encoding 3-keto-disaccharide hydrolase, whose product is MTLTEFDDEGFRPLFDGSTLAGWHTAPRIYGDLYPGGPAVLDMLAAQGARRPVEPEKHPAVWTVEDGAIVGRQDAPGSGYGGYLVSDESYGDFELVVEAKPDWPADTGVMIRRRRNTWEGFQVLVDHRESGGIGGFFGNGLASFSAVPFAVRGRRDASGEILGLEADDPSTSLEPVTPEKIARLRYAADVNDFLRVWKWADWNEIRIRAIGALPVITTWVNGLKIAEVDTATLDSPDYDAARVLDALGDRGHIALEVHDSDLGIGGERWGHGAACRWRNIRIKTL
- a CDS encoding sugar phosphate isomerase/epimerase family protein, encoding MSCDKFCLQPRRLQIWRQPTMARTQNLGINPLPWILVDMSYNLDRDVLTRAMKELGGIGFDHITVEIPDGLTPRQYGALLSDNGFSPAPGYFSGRWSDHDSHAGLVEALKVHAAAHAELGLDRAFIAHDLVPERIARPAVGVAADPFRLAVIADGLALAAEAGVAEGVRYALHPHVGSWIETEEETRSVLDTTAGSDLFFGPDTGHLYWAGADPAALMRSYSDRIIAVHLKDVNMSARDTAIAKGDEYRAATVVRHVWTEPGQGAIDFEEVFKSLPAAFDGWFVIEVDVPDAASAVESSAISLAFVNQHPYFAPVTA
- a CDS encoding Gfo/Idh/MocA family protein — protein: MTDRIGVGIVGAGPVVQAIHLPTLARLTNRFEVRVILDIDENVATDVADRVSARATTDFQDLLDDPSVEVVAICTPAFLHAEQVIAALESNKRAVFCEKPLARTLAEAARIADAVERTGVPLVVGAMHTFDPGWLAVGDVVEKLAATAHTVRSSIALPFNNRFEDWATEIVQRPPRPEGGTPDAEALASLMSLGVLELAIHDLPVVRRFLPDADEVTVSAAVGLEPFGYAITAVAGDRMIELFGLISAQWQPKWEFEAISDDTMLHIEFTPSFVQAGSAVATVTMGGVSTTYGSYGHNGYEGEWRAIGDIVEGNLGLMPDIADLIDDLTFAIRLAEGAADVVRSAALSAEASA